A stretch of the Methylacidiphilum caldifontis genome encodes the following:
- a CDS encoding ribonucleoside-diphosphate reductase subunit alpha yields MNSQQLFFSEFDGGLSELFIVKRDGRVVPFDPHRIHAAVEKAFRADRKKTPTESLSAEDIAAIDEITASVVSKSTALAHRGERLEVERIQDLVELTLMELGYHTVAKRYILYRAERGKARTIQNMDGVSIHMIDKKGRTTPLDLAWIHRTLMEACRGLEDRCSWRELAEETVRALYDQIKEEEILQAMILTARSWVEKEPAYTYVAARLMLGKIYEEALLHVPSIHETAEYHKAYFPTYVQFGVKIGRLSPRLLEFDLNKLAQALRLERDRQFSYLGLQILYDRYLLHHEERRIETPQYFWMRVAMGLALNEKTDKELWAIRFYDILSRFLFMSSTPTLFNSATIHPQLSSCYLLTVEDDLDGIFKVISDNARLSKWAGGLGNDWTNVRATGSLIRGTNGKSQGVIPFLKVANDTAVAVNQGGKRKGALCAYLETWHLDIEDFLELRKNTGDERRRTHDMNTANWIPDLFMKRVLQNGSWTLFSPSDVPDLHHLYGKAFEKRYIEYEEKADRGEIKLFKRVSATDLWRKMLTLLFETGHPWITFKDPSNIRSPQDHVGVINSSNLCTEILLNTSAEEVAVCNLGSINLPAHLDEQGEMDEQKLQETIRIAIRMLDNVIDINFYPIPEARNSNLRHRPVGLGIMGFQDLLYIKRVPYGSEKAIELADRLMETVAYYAILSSCELAKERGAYSTFKGSKWDRGLLPLDTLDLLEEQRGGFVEVDRTKTKDWDFVRQKIKEQGLRNSCLLAIAPTATISNITGVSQSIEPSYKNLYVKSNLSGDFISINPYLVEDLKKLNLWDQEMVDDLKYYDGSVKPIERIPQELKELYATAFEIDPYYLIECASRRQKWIDMGQSLNLYVDEPSGWKISQMYILCWKKGLKTTYYLRSRAATSVEKSTLDINVRGIQPRWMKSRSPSANIKVEREGKEKSACSLDSECESCQ; encoded by the coding sequence ATGAATTCTCAGCAACTTTTTTTTAGTGAGTTTGACGGTGGTCTTTCTGAACTTTTCATAGTCAAAAGAGATGGTCGTGTAGTGCCTTTCGATCCTCACCGTATACATGCGGCGGTTGAAAAAGCGTTTCGGGCTGATAGGAAAAAAACCCCTACCGAATCTCTTTCAGCCGAGGACATTGCGGCGATCGATGAAATTACTGCCTCTGTTGTGTCCAAATCGACCGCTCTTGCTCATCGTGGAGAGAGACTTGAAGTAGAACGGATTCAGGATCTTGTAGAGCTCACGCTTATGGAGCTTGGCTATCATACCGTAGCCAAGCGTTACATTCTTTACCGGGCTGAACGGGGTAAGGCAAGGACTATTCAGAACATGGATGGAGTCTCTATCCACATGATCGATAAAAAGGGCAGGACTACACCCTTGGATCTAGCTTGGATCCACCGCACGCTGATGGAGGCATGCCGAGGTCTTGAAGATCGTTGTTCTTGGAGAGAACTTGCTGAAGAGACGGTACGCGCTCTTTATGATCAAATCAAAGAAGAAGAGATCCTCCAAGCGATGATTCTTACGGCAAGAAGCTGGGTGGAAAAGGAACCCGCTTATACTTACGTTGCTGCTCGGCTGATGCTGGGAAAGATTTATGAAGAAGCTCTTTTGCATGTGCCTAGTATTCATGAAACGGCCGAGTACCATAAAGCCTACTTTCCTACCTACGTTCAGTTTGGAGTAAAAATAGGTAGGCTAAGTCCTCGTTTACTGGAGTTCGACCTTAATAAATTAGCTCAGGCACTGAGGTTAGAAAGGGATAGGCAGTTTAGCTACCTTGGCCTTCAGATTCTCTACGATAGGTATCTGCTCCACCATGAAGAAAGAAGGATTGAAACACCCCAATATTTCTGGATGCGGGTGGCCATGGGGCTTGCTCTGAATGAGAAAACGGATAAGGAGTTGTGGGCGATCCGCTTTTACGATATTCTATCCCGTTTTCTTTTTATGTCTTCTACCCCAACCCTCTTCAACTCAGCCACTATTCATCCTCAGCTTAGTTCCTGCTATTTATTAACCGTTGAAGACGACTTAGATGGGATCTTTAAGGTTATTTCTGATAATGCACGGCTTTCTAAGTGGGCGGGAGGGTTAGGAAACGATTGGACTAATGTTCGGGCTACTGGCTCTTTAATTCGCGGCACAAATGGCAAAAGCCAGGGAGTAATCCCTTTTTTGAAAGTAGCCAACGATACAGCCGTGGCTGTCAATCAGGGTGGAAAAAGAAAAGGAGCTCTGTGTGCTTATCTTGAAACCTGGCATCTGGACATAGAAGATTTTCTTGAACTGCGGAAAAATACGGGTGATGAAAGGCGCCGTACCCATGACATGAATACCGCAAACTGGATCCCTGACCTTTTCATGAAAAGGGTCTTACAAAACGGGAGCTGGACCCTATTTAGCCCAAGTGATGTACCTGATCTTCACCATCTCTACGGTAAAGCTTTTGAAAAAAGATACATCGAGTATGAAGAGAAGGCAGACAGAGGAGAGATCAAACTTTTTAAGAGGGTTTCAGCTACCGATCTTTGGAGAAAAATGCTTACCCTTCTTTTTGAGACCGGCCATCCCTGGATTACTTTCAAAGATCCTTCTAACATCCGTTCTCCTCAAGATCATGTTGGGGTGATTAACAGTTCTAATCTGTGTACCGAAATTCTTTTGAATACGAGTGCTGAAGAAGTAGCCGTTTGTAATCTAGGATCGATTAATCTTCCTGCTCATCTTGATGAACAGGGAGAAATGGATGAGCAAAAACTCCAGGAAACGATCCGTATCGCCATACGGATGCTTGATAACGTTATTGATATCAATTTTTATCCGATTCCTGAGGCTCGTAATTCCAATCTTAGGCATAGACCCGTGGGCTTAGGGATAATGGGTTTTCAAGACCTCCTTTACATTAAAAGAGTTCCTTACGGCAGCGAAAAAGCGATCGAACTTGCCGATCGGCTGATGGAAACTGTGGCTTACTATGCTATTCTTTCTTCTTGTGAACTAGCAAAAGAAAGAGGAGCTTATTCTACTTTTAAGGGATCTAAGTGGGACAGGGGGCTCCTTCCCTTAGATACTCTCGATCTTTTAGAAGAGCAAAGGGGGGGATTTGTTGAGGTAGACAGAACCAAGACAAAGGATTGGGACTTCGTAAGGCAAAAAATCAAGGAACAGGGGTTAAGAAATAGCTGTCTGCTAGCGATCGCTCCTACGGCCACAATTTCAAATATTACCGGTGTTAGTCAATCGATAGAACCCAGTTATAAGAACCTTTATGTGAAATCGAATCTTTCCGGAGATTTTATCAGCATTAATCCCTATTTGGTAGAAGATCTAAAGAAGCTCAACCTTTGGGACCAGGAAATGGTGGATGACTTAAAGTATTATGATGGATCGGTCAAACCCATTGAGCGTATTCCCCAGGAACTCAAGGAGCTATATGCAACCGCTTTTGAAATCGATCCTTATTATTTAATTGAGTGTGCAAGCCGCAGGCAAAAATGGATCGATATGGGACAATCTCTTAATCTTTATGTGGATGAACCGAGTGGTTGGAAAATATCCCAGATGTATATCTTGTGTTGGAAAAAGGGGTTAAAAACCACCTATTATCTCAGGTCAAGGGCAGCGACGAGCGTAGAAAAATCGACTTTAGATATAAATGTGCGTGGTATTCAACCGCGATGGATGAAAAGCCGAAGCCCTTCGGCAAACATAAAAGTGGAAAGGGAAGGAAAAGAAAAAAGCGCTTGCTCCCTGGATTCAGAATGTGAAAGCTGTCAGTAA
- a CDS encoding ammonium transporter, translated as MKNPTSTLIIDRSRPKLEAFIFLGILSAVILIALGISFSNKQPATAVAQPNSTSPPTLEQRVAGLEAYVTNADPSGSKIAGSPGPGHNAWLLTSTAFVLFMTLPGLALFYGGLVRSKNILSVLAQCFGITGLVTVLWWAIGYSLVFGTNLSGSPLGYFLGGTEYFFLKGVDSAPNTNYSFWVSQNVFCMFQMMFAVITPALIMGGIAERMKYSAVLIFITLWMLFVYFPQAHMVWGASGLMNGVFNAGAKIPAIDFAGGTVVHMTSGWSALILALLLGKRKGLGTEPMIPNNMAYCMTGAAILWIGWYGFNAGSAVAADGIAANAFLTTTIATAVASLTWPMLEYTIKGTPTVLGFSTGAVAGLVAITPACGFVNTTGAVIIGLSAGIIPYFACSVLKPLLKYDDALDAFGVHGVGGMLGAFLTGIFVNPAVNANLLSEAVAKKNGLAAAIGSGTLWIAQLKAILITIVIATTASLIIGFIVKALVGLRVNEEVEQQGLDIIEHGEQGYSI; from the coding sequence ATGAAAAATCCAACTTCTACTCTCATTATTGATCGAAGTCGCCCAAAATTGGAAGCTTTTATTTTTTTAGGAATCCTATCTGCAGTTATCCTTATCGCTTTGGGAATCTCCTTTTCGAACAAACAACCAGCTACAGCAGTTGCACAACCCAACTCTACCTCTCCTCCTACTTTAGAGCAACGGGTTGCAGGTCTTGAGGCCTACGTGACCAATGCTGATCCTTCGGGAAGCAAAATTGCAGGAAGCCCAGGTCCAGGACACAATGCCTGGCTTTTAACTTCAACCGCATTTGTCCTTTTTATGACTCTTCCCGGTCTTGCTCTCTTTTATGGTGGGCTAGTACGCTCCAAAAACATTCTTTCTGTTCTTGCCCAATGTTTTGGAATTACTGGACTTGTCACGGTACTGTGGTGGGCAATAGGCTATAGCTTGGTCTTTGGGACAAACCTTTCAGGTAGCCCTCTTGGTTATTTCTTGGGTGGGACCGAATATTTCTTCCTCAAAGGAGTAGATTCTGCACCCAATACAAATTATTCCTTTTGGGTTTCTCAAAATGTTTTCTGCATGTTTCAGATGATGTTCGCTGTCATTACCCCAGCATTGATTATGGGAGGTATTGCAGAAAGAATGAAATATTCAGCTGTACTCATTTTCATCACTCTTTGGATGCTTTTTGTTTACTTTCCTCAAGCGCATATGGTCTGGGGCGCAAGCGGCCTAATGAATGGAGTCTTTAATGCGGGAGCAAAGATTCCTGCGATCGATTTTGCAGGAGGTACCGTCGTGCATATGACTTCGGGCTGGTCCGCTCTTATCCTAGCTCTCCTTCTTGGAAAAAGAAAAGGTCTGGGAACCGAACCTATGATTCCTAACAACATGGCTTATTGCATGACAGGGGCCGCGATTCTCTGGATCGGGTGGTATGGGTTTAACGCGGGCAGTGCGGTTGCCGCTGATGGGATCGCTGCCAACGCTTTCTTAACAACCACCATCGCCACAGCGGTTGCTTCGCTTACGTGGCCCATGCTTGAATATACCATTAAAGGTACTCCAACAGTTCTGGGCTTTTCAACAGGTGCGGTAGCAGGTCTTGTGGCCATAACCCCTGCTTGCGGCTTCGTTAATACCACAGGAGCGGTGATTATCGGTCTTTCTGCGGGAATAATTCCCTATTTCGCTTGCTCAGTGCTCAAGCCGCTCCTTAAATATGACGATGCACTCGATGCTTTCGGGGTTCATGGGGTTGGAGGTATGCTTGGTGCTTTTTTAACTGGCATTTTTGTTAATCCAGCAGTAAACGCTAACTTGCTCAGTGAAGCGGTCGCCAAGAAAAATGGGCTGGCTGCCGCAATCGGTAGCGGTACTCTGTGGATAGCCCAGCTCAAAGCTATACTGATCACCATCGTCATCGCTACCACTGCTTCGCTCATCATTGGTTTTATCGTCAAAGCTCTTGTCGGGCTACGAGTCAATGAAGAAGTTGAGCAACAGGGACTGGACATCATAGAACATGGAGAACAGGGCTATTCGATCTAA
- a CDS encoding DUF4242 domain-containing protein, which yields MPRYVIEREIPGAGNLSAEQLAQISAKSCSILDQMGPQIQWIESYVTGDKIYCIYIAPNEQAIREHAEKGGFPANRIAEIKNIISPFSAKQ from the coding sequence ATGCCTAGATATGTCATTGAAAGAGAAATTCCTGGTGCCGGAAACTTATCTGCAGAACAACTCGCGCAAATTTCTGCCAAGTCCTGTTCTATTTTAGACCAAATGGGCCCCCAAATTCAATGGATAGAAAGCTACGTCACAGGGGATAAGATTTATTGTATTTATATCGCTCCAAATGAACAGGCGATCCGCGAACATGCAGAAAAAGGAGGATTTCCGGCAAACCGGATAGCTGAAATTAAAAACATCATATCTCCTTTTTCAGCGAAGCAATAG
- a CDS encoding rhodanese-like domain-containing protein — MKEKKSFKLTLILFYLAVLSPFSYGETVKKDIFSSESEELEIGSTDPWKKEDVMSTQSLADALKQKMDKTDFILIHVGFSFLYKAGHIPGSIYVGPGKDPEGIETLKKSTEGFPKEKLIILYCGCCPWNQCPNIRPAFNTLKELHFNNLKILFIPHDFAQDWIRKGYPVEKGR, encoded by the coding sequence TTGAAAGAGAAAAAAAGTTTCAAGCTTACACTTATTCTTTTTTATTTAGCTGTTCTTAGTCCTTTTAGTTATGGAGAAACAGTAAAAAAGGATATTTTTAGTTCTGAAAGTGAAGAGCTTGAAATTGGTTCTACCGATCCTTGGAAAAAAGAAGACGTGATGAGTACTCAATCACTGGCTGATGCTTTAAAACAGAAAATGGATAAAACCGACTTCATTCTCATCCATGTGGGCTTTTCTTTTCTTTATAAAGCAGGACATATTCCGGGTTCAATCTATGTTGGACCGGGAAAGGATCCCGAAGGGATAGAGACTTTAAAGAAAAGCACAGAAGGGTTTCCTAAAGAAAAGCTTATTATTCTTTACTGTGGTTGCTGTCCATGGAACCAATGTCCTAATATCCGGCCCGCTTTTAATACACTAAAAGAGCTACACTTTAACAATCTTAAAATTTTATTTATTCCCCATGATTTTGCACAGGATTGGATCCGGAAAGGTTATCCAGTAGAGAAAGGGAGATGA
- a CDS encoding YbhB/YbcL family Raf kinase inhibitor-like protein, protein MKLSSPDFEKGKPLPPFCAYHSENRSPELRFEDVPEQTKSLALIMDDPDAPRGTWVHWVLWNIPAETRVIKKGEIPSGAVAGRNDFGNTQFDGPAPPSGVHRYYFRVYALDTLLQLPRGSTKAELLKKMHGHVLASAELMGTFSASH, encoded by the coding sequence ATGAAGTTATCTTCGCCTGATTTTGAAAAGGGTAAGCCCCTTCCCCCGTTTTGTGCTTACCATTCAGAAAACCGCTCTCCTGAACTTAGGTTTGAAGATGTACCAGAACAAACCAAATCCTTAGCTCTGATTATGGATGATCCTGATGCACCTCGAGGAACATGGGTACACTGGGTTTTATGGAACATTCCCGCTGAAACCCGAGTGATTAAGAAAGGAGAAATCCCATCAGGAGCCGTTGCGGGAAGAAATGACTTTGGTAATACCCAATTTGACGGTCCCGCTCCACCTTCGGGTGTTCACCGGTACTATTTTAGGGTCTATGCTCTCGATACCTTACTCCAACTGCCTAGAGGATCAACGAAAGCGGAGTTACTCAAAAAAATGCATGGTCATGTTTTAGCCTCGGCAGAGCTTATGGGAACGTTTTCCGCTTCCCACTAA
- a CDS encoding PQQ-dependent sugar dehydrogenase: MIPFFPKASLYLILFLVCTDFSFGKIQVKPIIPKKIAINLEQLPQAEVNGSNNWPKVVPPPANAVLYLPEGFTVNIFAKELDNPRWLALTPSGDVLVAESYSGRIKLLKDTNKDGQADQITLFGDVSNGLHLPFGMAFNKDTFYVANTDGVLSFPYKVGQKKLEGRGRKLLSLPGGGNHWSRTLALSPDGQSLFITVGSKTNVDEDPPPRASILLYKLNTKSYESYATGLRNPVGLAFHPLTSVLYTTVNERDWLGDELVPDYLTQVEKGDFYGWPYCYLSPQFIDPRWKNKIKGTKAEEFIKSTKKPDVLFESHSAALGLAFAPPDAPLPEHYKNGAFVALHGSWNRKPATGYKIVFVPFGENHKPKGYYEDFMTGFLLNPYPSKTWGRPAGLIFLPDGSLLLADDGNNVIYRISYKGH, encoded by the coding sequence ATGATCCCTTTTTTCCCAAAAGCTTCACTTTACCTTATTCTTTTTTTGGTCTGCACAGATTTCTCCTTTGGTAAAATACAAGTCAAACCTATTATTCCTAAAAAAATTGCTATTAACTTAGAACAACTGCCTCAAGCTGAAGTCAATGGTTCAAACAACTGGCCTAAGGTAGTTCCTCCACCGGCAAATGCTGTTCTCTATCTTCCTGAAGGTTTTACAGTCAATATCTTTGCCAAGGAGCTAGACAATCCCCGTTGGCTTGCTTTAACCCCTTCTGGAGACGTTCTCGTAGCCGAATCCTACTCGGGAAGAATCAAACTGCTAAAGGATACAAACAAGGACGGCCAGGCCGATCAGATCACCCTTTTTGGGGATGTATCCAATGGATTACATCTGCCTTTTGGCATGGCTTTTAACAAAGATACTTTTTATGTCGCCAATACCGATGGAGTTCTTTCCTTCCCTTATAAAGTAGGACAAAAGAAGCTCGAAGGAAGAGGAAGAAAACTACTCTCTCTTCCGGGGGGCGGAAACCATTGGAGCCGGACTTTAGCTTTATCCCCCGATGGCCAATCACTGTTTATCACGGTGGGTTCCAAAACCAATGTCGATGAAGACCCTCCTCCTCGTGCTTCAATCCTTCTCTATAAACTTAATACAAAAAGCTATGAATCCTATGCTACTGGCCTGAGAAACCCCGTGGGATTAGCATTTCATCCCCTGACTTCAGTTCTTTATACAACGGTAAACGAAAGAGATTGGCTTGGAGATGAACTTGTCCCTGATTATCTAACCCAGGTCGAAAAAGGCGATTTTTATGGATGGCCTTACTGTTACTTATCCCCCCAGTTTATCGATCCACGGTGGAAGAACAAAATTAAGGGCACAAAAGCTGAAGAGTTTATCAAATCCACAAAAAAACCCGATGTTCTTTTTGAAAGCCATTCTGCAGCATTAGGCTTAGCCTTTGCTCCACCGGATGCTCCTTTGCCCGAACATTATAAAAATGGGGCTTTTGTGGCCCTCCATGGTTCCTGGAACCGAAAACCGGCTACCGGCTACAAGATCGTTTTTGTTCCTTTTGGGGAAAATCACAAGCCTAAAGGCTATTACGAGGATTTTATGACCGGTTTTCTGCTCAATCCATATCCATCGAAAACTTGGGGAAGACCCGCAGGACTGATCTTTCTTCCGGATGGAAGTCTACTACTTGCCGATGATGGAAACAATGTGATCTACCGGATTAGCTACAAGGGCCATTAG
- the tnpA gene encoding IS200/IS605 family transposase: MHPAQPLQRLDLAQGGIQSIGLYYCVFKLQYHLVLVTKYRRKCITASMLERLEEITRSTVAKWGGEFLEFNGEADHVHILLELTPKTAPSALVNNLKTVTSRLICKEFSEHLRKFYCQEPVFWSRSYCIITVGGAPPAVLKQYIERQNMPD; this comes from the coding sequence ATGCACCCAGCGCAACCACTCCAGCGCCTTGATCTGGCGCAGGGTGGGATACAATCGATAGGTCTATACTACTGTGTTTTCAAACTTCAATACCATTTGGTTCTTGTCACCAAGTACCGCCGCAAGTGCATCACCGCCTCCATGCTGGAACGGCTGGAAGAGATAACCCGCAGCACCGTGGCCAAGTGGGGCGGAGAATTTTTGGAATTCAATGGAGAGGCCGATCATGTCCATATCCTGTTGGAGCTGACACCAAAAACCGCGCCCTCCGCTCTGGTCAACAACCTCAAGACCGTCACTTCCAGGCTGATCTGCAAGGAGTTCTCCGAGCATCTGCGGAAGTTCTATTGTCAAGAGCCTGTCTTCTGGAGCCGCAGCTACTGCATCATCACCGTGGGTGGCGCCCCGCCTGCAGTCCTGAAACAATACATCGAGAGACAAAACATGCCGGACTGA
- a CDS encoding transposase, whose amino-acid sequence MYPTLRQIKALEWLRWVHCLLWNRAMDERRRGWIQQQKSLSFSDQCKALTDWRAQSPLLRSVNAQSEQLTLKRLDLAFRHFFGRVKNGEEPGFPRFKPLHRFEGWGYKTHGDG is encoded by the coding sequence TTGTATCCCACCCTGCGCCAGATCAAGGCGCTGGAGTGGTTGCGCTGGGTGCATTGCCTGCTGTGGAACAGGGCGATGGATGAACGGCGCAGGGGCTGGATTCAGCAGCAAAAATCCCTGTCTTTCTCCGATCAGTGCAAAGCATTGACCGACTGGCGGGCCCAATCGCCCTTGCTTCGGTCGGTCAACGCCCAATCCGAACAGCTGACGTTAAAGCGCCTGGATCTAGCCTTCCGGCACTTCTTCGGCCGGGTGAAGAACGGTGAGGAGCCGGGGTTTCCCCGCTTCAAGCCGCTGCATCGTTTCGAAGGATGGGGTTACAAGACCCACGGAGATGGCTAG
- a CDS encoding RNA-guided endonuclease InsQ/TnpB family protein, protein MKHGKLRLSGVGELRIRGKARRVDAPKTCEILHRRGTWYASVTVEREPKRLHGERIGGLDWGVETFATLATPEGVERIENPRHLQRSLERIGAVQKRICRKEEEAKKASGKMKGFPLSNRLRKEYALLGRLHEKVTNQRQDFLHQTSAWLVATFAVLGLEQLNIRGMTALGGAYKRGLNRGIFDAAAGMFHQMLRYKAQEAGGWAMEADSRKLKPSQRCQLCGRLEKKPLSQRWHDCPCGASCSGDENAAKLLLSWVMKQIGGREPAKALREVRPASLPGNPALP, encoded by the coding sequence ATGAAACACGGCAAGTTGCGCCTCTCTGGCGTAGGCGAGCTGCGCATCCGAGGCAAGGCCCGGAGGGTTGACGCGCCCAAAACCTGCGAGATTCTGCACCGCCGCGGCACATGGTACGCCTCGGTTACGGTGGAGCGCGAGCCCAAGAGATTACATGGGGAACGGATCGGTGGCCTGGATTGGGGTGTGGAAACGTTCGCCACCCTGGCCACGCCGGAAGGGGTGGAGCGGATCGAAAATCCCCGGCATTTGCAGCGCTCTCTAGAACGAATCGGCGCCGTACAAAAACGCATCTGCCGCAAGGAGGAAGAGGCGAAAAAGGCCAGCGGCAAGATGAAAGGCTTTCCCCTCTCCAACCGTCTGAGGAAGGAATACGCCCTTTTGGGCAGGTTGCATGAGAAGGTGACCAACCAGCGCCAGGATTTTCTCCACCAGACCAGCGCTTGGCTTGTGGCCACCTTTGCGGTTTTGGGGCTGGAGCAGTTGAACATTCGTGGGATGACGGCCTTGGGCGGCGCGTACAAGAGAGGCTTAAACCGCGGCATTTTCGATGCCGCAGCCGGCATGTTCCATCAGATGCTCAGGTACAAAGCGCAAGAGGCTGGTGGCTGGGCGATGGAGGCAGATAGCCGCAAGCTTAAGCCCAGCCAGCGCTGCCAGCTGTGCGGCAGGCTGGAGAAAAAGCCCTTGTCGCAGCGCTGGCATGATTGTCCTTGTGGCGCATCTTGTTCAGGTGATGAGAACGCCGCCAAGCTGCTTTTGAGCTGGGTCATGAAACAGATTGGTGGCCGGGAACCGGCCAAGGCGTTGAGGGAGGTAAGACCGGCAAGCCTTCCAGGCAACCCGGCACTCCCGTAG
- a CDS encoding outer membrane protein, translating into MPVIDSSPSAVTQSEGDAVSPQDVSSQSSSSSSTSTIETSSTNSSSSTTGEIEGGAATEGTRSSEIKEQKESKNPKELHKEEVLGPKTGIYFGIFGGAAFPMSNGISALSSPPLFSAGGQSHGDTAGVGGIQVGYNFSGYKMDSQGKYWLQPAAQFEAYYIGQENISSTLVGGISGTKSTNIPYGFSSQLNMGIFVVDGLIRFVNPTKIVPYLGGGIGGAYLASSGTNMIAPNGLNLLTGHSYSQGAFVGQGIAGVQYNFTDHWSAFIEYKILWIKNTEFSYLRTNGDSMLIKYPQSFNMALGGIRYNF; encoded by the coding sequence ATGCCAGTCATCGATTCTAGCCCCTCTGCTGTAACCCAATCTGAAGGGGATGCTGTAAGTCCTCAGGATGTTTCTTCACAATCGAGTAGTTCTTCTTCAACTTCCACTATTGAAACTTCATCAACTAATTCTTCATCAAGTACAACGGGGGAGATTGAAGGAGGTGCGGCAACGGAAGGAACACGGAGCTCGGAAATAAAAGAGCAGAAAGAAAGTAAAAATCCTAAAGAACTTCATAAAGAAGAAGTTTTGGGACCTAAAACTGGTATTTATTTTGGGATTTTTGGGGGAGCCGCTTTTCCCATGAGCAACGGCATCAGTGCATTAAGTTCGCCTCCATTGTTTTCTGCTGGGGGTCAATCCCATGGAGATACCGCAGGCGTTGGCGGGATCCAGGTGGGTTACAACTTTTCGGGCTACAAGATGGATTCTCAAGGAAAATATTGGCTACAGCCTGCAGCACAATTTGAAGCCTATTATATTGGACAAGAAAATATCTCTTCAACCTTGGTAGGAGGAATATCCGGGACAAAATCGACCAACATTCCTTATGGGTTTAGTTCTCAGCTGAACATGGGCATTTTCGTTGTCGATGGGTTAATTCGATTTGTCAACCCAACAAAGATTGTCCCTTACTTGGGAGGAGGTATAGGAGGAGCTTATCTTGCTTCTTCAGGGACTAATATGATTGCTCCAAATGGGCTAAATCTACTGACCGGTCATAGTTATTCTCAGGGAGCCTTTGTAGGACAAGGGATAGCGGGAGTCCAATACAACTTTACTGATCATTGGAGCGCTTTTATTGAATACAAAATTCTTTGGATTAAGAATACGGAGTTTTCTTACTTGCGTACTAATGGAGATTCAATGTTAATTAAATATCCCCAGTCTTTTAACATGGCCCTTGGGGGAATTCGGTATAATTTTTAA